The Chanodichthys erythropterus isolate Z2021 chromosome 12, ASM2448905v1, whole genome shotgun sequence genome contains a region encoding:
- the lgalsla gene encoding galectin-related protein, which yields MAELSAVRQELRNRNLSSSFGEPQCTSPQKDEQQKLAVPFCGGIRGGLRPGKKLTIMGVVDADPDSFDISLTCGCEDVALDMCVRFEDREILRNACVSDSWGEEERSIPYFPFIAEQPFRVEIHCEHARFLVLVDGHQLFDFYHRVTPLTAIDTIQISGSLTITKLN from the exons ATGGCGGAGTTGAGCGCAGTCCGACAGGAACTT AGAAACAGAAATCTGAGCAGTTCTTTCGGGGAGCCTCAGTGTACGTCACCGCAAAAAGATGAGCAACAAAAACTG GCCGTGCCGTTCTGTGGCGGCATCCGGGGCGGACTGCGACCGGGGAAGAAACTCACGATCATGGGCGTCGTGGATGCAGATCCAGATAG TTTCGACATCAGTCTGACGTGCGGCTGTGAAGACGTGGCTCTGGATATGTGTGTACGATTCGAAGACCGGGAGATTTTGCGAAACGCCTGTGTTTCTGATAGCTGGGGTGAGGAGGAGAGGTCAATACCATATTTCCCCTTCATCGCAGAACAGCCTTTCAGG GTTGAGATCCATTGCGAACACGCGCGCTTCCTTGTGCTCGTGGACGGCCACCAGCTTTTTGACTTCTACCATCGCGTGACGCCGCTGACAGCCATCGACACCATACAGATCAGCGGCAGTCTGACCATCACCAAGCTGAACTGA